One stretch of Lysobacter sp. TY2-98 DNA includes these proteins:
- the zapE gene encoding cell division protein ZapE: MSGVRTPSRLYDEGVARGDWQADPAQRPALAELDRLQAALLDPPKLGLFDRLSGKRPPAPQGLYLWGGVGRGKTFLIDLFYESLPFPEKQRTHFHRFMREIHEALRTHAGASDPLAIIAKEWRETLRVLVLDEFFVNDIGDAMLLGRLLERLFAEGVALVTSSNTAPKNLYKDGLQRDRFLPAIRLLEANTKVLYLDSVTDYRLRALTKSPVYRAPLDAGSDAWLATRWQELTAHAPVPHAPLHIEGREIPVRSCSDGHVWFDFAALCEGPRAASDYIEIATEHHTVFVGGIPKLDDTRADPARRFVHLIDELYDRHVNLVCAADGGPTELYSGQKLAGAFERTASRLIEMQSAEYLALEHRG; this comes from the coding sequence ATGAGCGGCGTCCGCACGCCGTCCCGGCTCTACGACGAAGGCGTGGCGCGTGGCGACTGGCAGGCCGATCCGGCCCAGCGCCCCGCACTCGCCGAACTCGACCGTCTGCAGGCCGCGCTGCTCGATCCGCCGAAGCTGGGTCTGTTCGATCGCCTGTCGGGCAAGCGCCCCCCCGCGCCGCAGGGTCTGTATCTCTGGGGCGGCGTCGGGCGCGGCAAGACCTTCCTGATCGACCTGTTCTACGAATCGCTGCCGTTCCCGGAGAAGCAGCGCACGCACTTCCATCGCTTCATGCGGGAGATCCACGAGGCGTTGCGTACGCATGCCGGTGCGAGCGACCCGCTGGCGATCATCGCGAAGGAGTGGCGCGAGACCCTGCGCGTGCTGGTGCTCGACGAGTTCTTCGTCAACGACATCGGCGACGCGATGCTGCTCGGCCGCCTGCTCGAGCGCCTGTTCGCCGAAGGCGTCGCGCTGGTGACGAGCTCGAACACCGCGCCGAAGAACCTCTACAAGGACGGACTGCAACGCGACCGCTTCCTGCCCGCGATCCGGCTGCTGGAAGCGAACACCAAGGTGCTCTACCTCGACAGCGTCACCGACTACCGCCTGCGTGCGCTGACGAAGTCACCCGTCTACCGCGCGCCGCTCGATGCCGGGTCCGACGCGTGGCTGGCGACGCGCTGGCAGGAGCTCACCGCGCACGCACCGGTGCCGCATGCGCCGCTGCACATCGAAGGCCGCGAAATCCCGGTACGCAGCTGCAGCGACGGCCATGTCTGGTTCGACTTCGCCGCGCTCTGCGAAGGCCCGCGCGCGGCCAGCGACTACATCGAGATCGCGACCGAGCACCACACGGTGTTCGTCGGCGGCATTCCGAAACTCGACGACACCCGAGCCGATCCCGCGCGCCGATTCGTGCACCTGATCGACGAGCTCTACGACCGGCACGTCAACCTGGTCTGCGCCGCCGACGGCGGCCCGACGGAGCTGTATTCGGGGCAGAAACTCGCCGGCGCATTCGAGCGCACGGCATCACGGCTCATCGAGATGCAGTCGGCCGAATACCTCGCGCTGGAGCACCGCGGCTAG
- a CDS encoding alpha/beta fold hydrolase, producing the protein MSNPAFPSPPPAGVEAVTLDGPAGPIEAVVDTPDADVAARDVVAIVCHPLSTEGGSLTNKVVTMAARALRELGATTVRFNFRGVGKSAGTFDNGIGESEDLRAVVDWVRREKPGASLWLGGFSFGAFVSLRMADELQPDLLFSIAPPAGRAWDFDNMGLYTGPWFVIQGDADEIVEPQRVYDWLDRLSEMRAPPTVFRIPGASHFFHGKLMELRQAMKDGVHAVLHEATSSDAAPGAGAA; encoded by the coding sequence ATGTCGAATCCCGCATTCCCCAGTCCGCCGCCGGCCGGTGTCGAAGCCGTCACCCTCGACGGCCCGGCCGGCCCGATCGAAGCCGTCGTCGATACGCCCGATGCGGACGTCGCCGCGCGCGACGTCGTCGCGATCGTCTGCCATCCGCTGTCCACCGAAGGCGGCAGCCTGACCAACAAGGTCGTGACCATGGCCGCGCGCGCGCTGCGCGAGCTCGGTGCGACGACGGTGCGCTTCAACTTCCGTGGCGTCGGCAAGAGCGCGGGCACCTTCGACAACGGCATCGGCGAGTCCGAGGACCTGCGCGCGGTGGTCGACTGGGTGCGTCGCGAAAAGCCGGGCGCGTCGCTCTGGCTCGGCGGTTTCAGCTTCGGCGCGTTCGTCTCGCTGCGCATGGCCGACGAGCTGCAGCCCGACCTGCTGTTCTCGATCGCCCCGCCCGCCGGCCGCGCCTGGGATTTCGACAACATGGGCCTGTACACCGGCCCGTGGTTCGTCATCCAGGGCGATGCGGACGAGATCGTCGAGCCGCAGCGCGTCTACGACTGGCTCGATCGCCTGTCCGAGATGCGCGCGCCGCCGACGGTCTTCCGCATCCCGGGTGCCAGCCACTTCTTCCACGGCAAGCTGATGGAGCTACGGCAGGCGATGAAGGACGGCGTGCATGCGGTGCTGCACGAAGCAACCTCGTCCGACGCGGCGCCGGGCGCCGGCGCGGCATGA
- a CDS encoding c-type cytochrome, translated as MRNYDLVFLKKFSMVIGFLVLIMLSLILAAMYINGTLPHDQDPAVKRLTEDRIAPTGAVYAGQTGAAQQAAAAAAAAAAAASQVAYGGTKDGSVIFGNLCSGCHGSGAGGAPTLDHSHWDARLAKGKDTLHKHAIEGFQGAAGVMPAKGGNPALTDEQVMATVDWMLANLK; from the coding sequence GTGCGCAATTACGACCTGGTGTTCCTCAAGAAGTTTTCGATGGTGATCGGCTTCCTCGTGCTGATCATGCTGAGCCTCATCCTCGCGGCGATGTACATCAACGGCACGCTGCCGCACGACCAGGATCCGGCGGTCAAGCGCCTCACCGAGGACCGCATCGCGCCGACCGGCGCGGTCTATGCCGGCCAGACCGGCGCCGCGCAGCAGGCCGCCGCGGCTGCGGCCGCCGCAGCCGCGGCCGCTTCGCAGGTCGCCTACGGCGGTACCAAGGACGGCTCGGTCATCTTCGGCAACCTGTGCTCGGGCTGCCACGGCTCGGGCGCCGGCGGCGCGCCGACGCTGGACCACTCGCACTGGGATGCGCGCCTCGCCAAGGGCAAGGACACGCTGCACAAGCACGCGATCGAAGGCTTCCAGGGCGCGGCGGGCGTGATGCCGGCCAAGGGCGGCAACCCGGCGCTGACCGACGAGCAGGTCATGGCCACGGTCGACTGGATGCTGGCCAACCTCAAGTAA